A genomic window from Megalobrama amblycephala isolate DHTTF-2021 linkage group LG2, ASM1881202v1, whole genome shotgun sequence includes:
- the triap1 gene encoding TP53-regulated inhibitor of apoptosis 1: MNSVGEGCTELKREYDQCFNRWFAEKFLKGDRSADPCSELFLKYHTCVQKAIKEKDIPIEGVEFMGPNREKPGS, encoded by the exons ATGAACAGTGTCGGCGAGGGCTGCACGGAGCTCAAGCGCGAGTAcgatcagtgtttcaaccgctgGTTCGCCGAGAAATTCCTGAAAGGAGACCGCAGCGCAGATCCATGCAGCGAGCTGTTCCTCAAATACCACACGTGTGTTCAG AAAGCCATCAAGGAGAAGGACATCCCTATAGAAGGTGTGGAGTTCATGGGCCCAAACAGAGAGAAACCTGGCAGCTGA
- the sgsm1b gene encoding small G protein signaling modulator 1, producing MGESETRQRLLRNVKKEVKQIMEESVTRKFVHEDSSHIFSFCGVVEACVLHGLKRRAAGFLRSNKLAALFMKVGKMFPPAEELCRKVQELEQIIENKQNQSQMSQDSVRKQPRPPNLSPLAIKHLWIRTALTEKMLDKIVLYLVENSSKFYEREALLRDPVDGPILASLLVGPCALEYTKAKTANHFWTDPSADELVQRHRIHSGHCRQDSPTKRPALIQKRQSSGSMDDRPSFWARDYVESLHQNSRATLLFGKNNVLVQPRDDMEAIPGYLSLHQTADLMTLKWTPNQLMNGNIGELDYEKSVYWDFAMTIRLEEIVYLHCHQQVDSGGTVVLVSQDGIQRPPFRFPKGGHLLQFLTCLETGLLPHGQLDPPLWSQRGKGKVFPKLRKRSPHGSCESFSDKDEDEATDYVFRIIYPGSHEFVAPELIDQSVNLWQPTPRKSSCSSCSQNGSSDGLPNGCNHDRAPLKLLCETMKHQIISRAFYGWLAYCRHLSTVRTHLSALVNATIVEPDIPYDARGGLSAEVWKMFLQDSTAYDEEELLRLVYYGGVDPSLRKEVWPFLLGHYQFTMSLNERKEVDEQIRACYEQTMSEWLGCEAIVRQREKEQHAVALAKCASGASVDCGSRQDSTISTDSSQSSSSDKQSHAGSHSDSSTQVFGSVDEVDPIESEPKPKDEKPQPKIPNGTLPNCTSSPDSGHPSSRNFSVTSALSDCSPSTEETSTQESGSKTAARDQTDLDKKAKEDLPENSLTTNAVVSQTESVCSEGESVKPLESEELQTSETSRTETQQEVDSDKDANAKNTTEENTEAKMQPSARKSEENENECELRSPKDPIEEMTKSSETKEVEIASSPSGESKTDKETDLKVNESQDDPKRIDKESSLDNSQMDECSSEPQNVTRTTTEAESISMPQTINWDADHSRIIIKQITESKSESCGPITSLSKQSPDMSDDSPSALEMEEIASSVVYMSSESNRTPLMLARPMAPSMSGEKPPVGMPALELCMDPGVNTTPEGTDSALSEEEPEMDNLFPKPDCLVVTGDKTDVASPVSSIGTTYSQEMVDLYTLNLHRIDKDVQRCDRNYWYFTPANLEKLRNIMCSYVWQHLDIGYVQGMCDLLAPLLVILDDEAMAFSCFTELMKRMNQNFPHGGAMDTHFANMRSLIQILDSELFELMQQNGDYTHFYFCYRWFLLDFKREMVYDDVFSVWETIWAARYASSEHFVLFIALALVELYRDIILENNMDFTDIIKFFNEMAEHHDVPKLLVMARDLVHKVQILIENK from the exons GTCAAACAGATCATGGAGGAGTCCGTGACGCGCAAGTTTGTACATGAAGACAGCAGTCACATATTTTCTTTCTGCG GCGTGGTGGAAGCGTGTGTCCTGCATGGGCTGAAACGACGCGCCGCTGGCTTCCTGCGCAGTAATAAGCTGGCGGCACTTTTTATGAAGGTGGGGAAGATGTTTCCACCAGCTGAGGAACTGTGCCGGAAGGTCCAGGAACTGGAGCAAATCATCGAGAACAA GCAAAACCAGAGCCAGATGAGTCAAGACAGCGTCCGAAAGCAGCCCAGGCCGCCCAACCTGTCCCCTCTGGCCATCAAACACCTCTGGATTCGCACAGCGCTTACTGAGAAGATGCTGGACAAAATCGTCCTTTACTTGGTGGAGAACAGCAG CAAGTTTTATGAAAGAGAAGCTCTCCTGAGAGATCCAGTTGACGGCCCAATCCTTGCATCTTTGCTTG TCGGTCCGTGTGCTTTGGAGTACACAAAAGCGAAGACGGCCAATCATTTCTGGACGGACCCGTCAGCTGATGAATTGGTGCAGAGACACCGCATTCACAGCGGCCACTGCCGCCAAGATTCCCCCACCAAACGCCCGGCTCTA ATTCAGAAGAGGCAGTCGAGCGGCAGTATGGATGACAGACCTTCTTTCTGGGCTCGGGATTACGTTGAATCCCTTCATCAAAACTCCAGAGCCACGTTGCTCTTTGGGAAGAACAATGTCCTCGTGCAGCCG AGAGACGACATGGAAGCTATCCCAGGATACCTCTCTCTTCACCAGACGGCGGATCTTATGACACTAAAATGGACACCGAACCAGCTGATGAATGGAAACATAGGGGAGTTAGATTATGAGAAAAG TGTGTACTGGGATTTTGCGATGACCATTCGTCTAGAGGAGATTGTCTATTTGCACTGTCATCAGCAAG TGGACAGTGGTGGTACTGTGGTTTTGGTCAGCCAAGACGGCATCCAAAGACCTCCGTTTCGATTTCCAAAAGGAGGCCATCTGCTCCAGTTCCTCACGTGTCTGGAAACGGGCCTCCTTCCTCACGGCCAGTTAGATCCTCCTCTGTGGTCCCAAAGAGGAAAG GGAAAAGTCTTCCCAAAACTGCGTAAAAGGAGTCCACATGGATCCTGTGAGTCATTCTCGGACAAAGATGAAGACGAGGCCACGGATTACGTGTTTCGGATTATATATCCAGGCAGTCATGAGTTTG TGGCACCAGAACTGATCGACCAGAGTGTGAATTTGTGGCAGCCCACACCCAGGAAGTCGTCTTGTTCTTCCTGTTCTCAGAATGGCTCGTCGGATGGACTACCCAACGGATGCAACCATGACAG GGCGCCGCTGAAGTTACTCTGTGAGACCATGAAGCACCAGATCATTTCCCGGGCTTTCTACGGCT GGTTGGCGTACTGCCGTCACCTGTCCACCGTCCGCACGCACCTGTCGGCTCTGGTGAACGCCACTATTGTTGAACCCGACATCCCTTATGATGCCAGAGGCGGTCTGTCTGCAGAAGTGTGGAAGATGTTCCTACAGGACAGCACT GCATACGACGAGGAGGAACTTCTTCGGCTGGTGTATTATGGTGGCGTGGATCCCTCACTACGGAAAGAGGTCTGGCCGTTTCTCTTAGGCCATTATCAGTTCACCATGAGTCTCAACGAACGCAAAGAG GTGGACGAGCAGATTCGAGCGTGTTACGAGCAGACCATGAGCGAGTGGTTGGGATGTGAAGCCATCGTGCGTCAGCGTGAGAAGGAACAACACGCCGTCGCTCTGGCTAAATGCGCGTCCGGCGCCAGCGTGGACTGTGGATCGCGCCAGGACTCCACCATCAGCACGGAT TCGTCTCAGAGCAGCAGCTCCGATAAACAGAGTCACGCAGGATCACACAGCGACAGCAGCACTCAG GTGTTTGGGTCTGTCGATGAGGTTGACCCGATTGAATCTGAGCCCAAACCAAAAGATGAGAAGCCACAGCCCAAAATCCCAAACGGCACTCTTCCGAATTGCACTAGTTCTCCAGACTCTGGGCACCCGTCGTCTCGTAACTTCTCCGTGACTTCTGCTCTCTCAGACTGCTCTCCGAGCACAGAGGAGACGTCCACACAAGAATCGGGGTCCAAAACGGCAGCACGAGATCAGACCGACCTGGATAAGAAGGCCAAAGAGGATCTACCGGAAAACAGCTTGACTACTAATGCTGTAGTTTCACAAACAGAGAGCGTCTGTTCAGAAGGCGAGTCAGTAAAACCTCTAGAAAGTGAAGAACTCCAGACTTCTGAAACATCTAGGACTGAAACACAGCAAGAAGTAGATTCAGACAAAGatgcaaatgcaaaaaacacaactgaagaaaacacagaAGCTAAAATGCAACCCAGTGCCAGAAAATCtgaagaaaatgaaaatgaatgtgaaCTTCGTTCACCAAAAGATCCCATTGAAGAAATGACAAAATCCTCTGAAACAAAGGAGGTTGAGATTGCATCTTCACCATCTGGAGAATCAAAGACTGACAAAGAAACAGATTTGAAAGTGAATGAAAGCCAGGATGATCCAAAACGGATTGATAAAGAATCATCACTGGACAACTCTCAAATGGATGAATGTTCATCTGAACCACAGAATGTGACACGAACCACGACTGAAGCTGAATCCATTAGCATGCCACAAACAATCAACTGGGACGCTGATCACAGTAGGATAATAATCAAACAAATCACCGAATCCAAGTCAGAGAGCTGCGGTCCCATCACCTCCCTATCAAAACAATCTCCAGACATGTCCGATGACTCGCCGTCGGCTTTGGAAATGGAGGAGATTGCTTCATCCGTGGTTTATATGTCCTCAGAGAGTAACAGGACACCTCTGATGTTGGCTCGTCCCATGGCACCGTCCATGTCCGGGGAGAAACCGCCCGTGGGAATGCCTGCTTTGGAACTCTGCATGGATCCGGGTGTCAACACAACCCCGGAGGGAACGGATTCGGCGCTCTCAGAGGAGGAACCGGAGATGGACAACTTATTCCCCAAACCAGACTGTCTAGTGGTCACAGGAGACAAGACTGACGTGGCGTCTCCAGTGTCATCCATCGGAACAACCTACTCG CAGGAGATGGTAGACCTGTACACACTCAATCTACATCGCATTGACAAAGACGTCCAGCGATGTGACAGAAACTATTGGTATTTTACCCCCGCAAACTTGGAGAAACTGCGCAACATTATGTGCAG TTATGTGTGGCAGCACCTTGACATTGGATACGTCCAGGGAATGTGTGACTTACTAGCACCCCTGCTGGTCATCCTGGATGATG AGGCCATGGCCTTCAGCTGCTTCACTGAGCTCATGAAACGAATGAACCAGAACTTCCCTCATGGTGGAGCCATGGACACACACTTCGCCAACATGCGTTCCCTCATCCAG ATTCTGGACTCGGAGCTCTTTGAGCTGATGCAGCAGAACGGAGACTACACACACTTCTACTTCTGCTACCGCTGGTTCCTCCTGGACTTCAAGAGAG AAATGGTGTATGATGATGTGTTCTCTGTGTGGGAGACCATCTGGGCCGCCCGTTACGCCTCGTCTGAGCACTTTGTGCTCTTCATCGCACTGGCATTGGTTGAGCTGTACCGAGACATTATTCTGGAGAACAACATGGATTTCACAGACATCATCAAGTTCTTTAACG AAATGGCTGAACATCATGATGTCCCAAAGCTGCTGGTCATGGCTCGAGACCTGGTGCACAAGGTCCAGATCCTGATTGAGAACAAGTGA